A part of Aurantimicrobium sp. MWH-Uga1 genomic DNA contains:
- the sdhA gene encoding succinate dehydrogenase flavoprotein subunit, whose product MATKSNDTYEETKLIDGVYYHQHDVVIVGAGGAGMRAAIEAGPNARTAVISKLYPTRSHTGAAQGGMAAALANVEEDSWEWHTFDTVKGGDYLVDQDAAEILAKEAIDAVIDLENMGLPFNRTPDGKIDQRRFGGHTRDHGKAPVRRSCYAADRTGHMILQTLFQNCVKLGIEFFNEFYVLDLVMTKVKGKQVPAGVVAYELATGDLHVFQGKSIVFATGGFGKIYKTTSNAHTLTGDGVGIIWRKGIPLEDMEFFQFHPTGLAGLGILLTEGARGEGAILRNASGERFMERYAPTIKDLAPRDIVSRCMVQEVAEGRGAGPNKDYVLLDCTHLGAEVLETKLPDITEFARTYLGVDPVVEPVPVMPTAHYAMGGIPTNIKAEVLSDNDTVIPGLYAAGECACVSVHGSNRLGTNSLLDINVFGKRAGKYAVEYAKKADFVPLPKDPAGPVREMIESIRNANGTQRVPALRKELQEEMDKNAQVFRTEESLKSVTKTIEKLREEYKNISIHDKGKRYNTDLLEAVELGFLLDLAEVVVYSARNRKESRGGHMRDDFPNRDDKKFMKHTMAYLTGDATSDDAGDHIKLDWKPVVITNYQPMERKY is encoded by the coding sequence GTGGCAACTAAGAGCAACGACACATACGAAGAAACAAAACTCATCGATGGCGTCTACTACCACCAGCACGATGTCGTCATCGTGGGTGCCGGTGGTGCCGGCATGCGTGCAGCAATTGAGGCAGGCCCCAACGCTCGCACCGCTGTGATCAGCAAGCTCTACCCCACCCGTTCACACACTGGTGCCGCTCAGGGCGGTATGGCTGCTGCTCTGGCCAATGTGGAAGAGGACAGCTGGGAATGGCACACCTTCGACACCGTCAAGGGCGGGGACTACCTCGTTGACCAGGACGCAGCTGAGATTCTTGCCAAAGAAGCCATTGACGCGGTTATCGACCTGGAAAACATGGGTCTTCCCTTCAACCGCACGCCCGATGGCAAGATTGACCAGCGCCGTTTTGGTGGGCACACACGTGACCACGGTAAGGCACCGGTGCGTCGCTCCTGCTACGCAGCAGACCGCACCGGTCACATGATTTTGCAGACCCTGTTCCAAAACTGTGTGAAGCTCGGTATCGAATTCTTCAACGAGTTCTATGTTCTTGATCTGGTGATGACCAAGGTCAAGGGCAAGCAGGTTCCTGCTGGAGTTGTTGCTTATGAACTGGCGACCGGTGACCTCCACGTCTTCCAGGGCAAGTCCATTGTCTTTGCTACCGGTGGTTTTGGAAAGATCTACAAGACCACCTCGAATGCCCACACCCTCACCGGTGATGGCGTTGGCATTATCTGGCGCAAGGGTATTCCTCTGGAAGACATGGAGTTCTTCCAGTTCCACCCCACCGGTCTTGCCGGTTTGGGCATCCTCTTGACCGAGGGTGCTCGTGGTGAAGGTGCCATCTTGCGTAACGCATCAGGTGAGCGTTTCATGGAACGCTACGCTCCCACCATCAAGGACTTAGCGCCTCGTGACATCGTCTCGCGGTGCATGGTTCAGGAAGTAGCTGAAGGCCGCGGTGCTGGCCCCAATAAGGATTACGTTCTCCTCGACTGCACCCACTTGGGCGCTGAGGTATTGGAAACCAAGCTTCCCGACATCACCGAGTTTGCTCGCACTTACTTGGGTGTTGACCCCGTTGTTGAGCCCGTTCCCGTGATGCCAACAGCTCACTACGCCATGGGTGGTATCCCCACCAACATCAAGGCAGAAGTGCTCTCTGACAACGACACTGTCATTCCTGGCCTTTACGCCGCCGGTGAATGTGCTTGTGTATCTGTTCACGGATCAAACCGTCTGGGAACAAACTCCCTACTCGACATCAACGTCTTCGGTAAGCGTGCTGGAAAGTACGCTGTCGAATATGCCAAGAAGGCAGACTTTGTTCCGCTGCCTAAGGACCCTGCCGGTCCTGTGCGCGAGATGATCGAAAGCATCCGCAATGCCAACGGCACCCAGCGTGTTCCTGCCCTACGTAAAGAGCTGCAGGAAGAGATGGACAAGAACGCTCAGGTATTCCGTACCGAAGAGTCTCTCAAGTCGGTCACCAAGACCATTGAGAAGCTGCGTGAGGAATACAAGAACATCTCCATCCACGACAAGGGCAAGCGCTACAACACCGACCTGCTCGAAGCAGTTGAGTTGGGCTTCCTACTCGACCTCGCCGAAGTGGTTGTCTACTCCGCTCGTAACCGTAAGGAAAGTCGCGGTGGTCACATGCGCGATGACTTCCCCAACCGCGACGACAAGAAGTTTATGAAGCACACCATGGCGTACCTCACCGGTGACGCCACCAGTGACGACGCTGGTGATCACATCAAGCTTGATTGGAAGCCTGTTGTCATTACCAACTACCAGCCGATGGAAAGGAAGTACTAA
- a CDS encoding succinate dehydrogenase iron-sulfur subunit, whose protein sequence is MATAVATQAAVPEVQAFNITLIIRRFLPEVDDEARWESFDVEVYSTDRILDALHKIKWDQDGSLSFRRSCAHGICGSDAMRINGRNRLACKTLIKDLDISQPIYVEAIKGLPLEKDLIVDMEPFFAAYREVKPFLISNTTPEAGKERRQSIEDRERFDDTTKCILCAACTTSCPVFWTDGQYFGPAAIVNAHRFIFDSRDDAAEVRLDILNDKEGVWRCRTTFNCTDACPRGIQVTQAIADVKQAVLRGRP, encoded by the coding sequence ATGGCTACCGCAGTCGCAACACAGGCAGCAGTACCCGAGGTACAGGCCTTCAACATCACCTTGATCATTCGTCGATTCCTTCCCGAAGTTGATGACGAAGCACGCTGGGAATCCTTTGACGTTGAGGTCTACTCAACCGACCGTATTCTTGATGCTCTTCACAAGATCAAGTGGGATCAGGATGGCTCGCTCTCCTTCCGTCGTTCCTGTGCTCACGGTATTTGTGGCTCTGACGCGATGCGTATCAACGGTCGTAACCGTCTGGCCTGTAAGACCTTGATCAAAGATCTCGACATCTCTCAGCCCATCTATGTTGAGGCCATCAAGGGTCTTCCCCTGGAGAAGGACCTCATCGTAGACATGGAGCCTTTCTTCGCTGCCTACCGCGAGGTCAAGCCCTTCCTCATCTCTAACACCACCCCTGAGGCCGGGAAGGAACGTCGCCAGAGCATTGAGGACCGCGAGCGCTTCGATGACACCACAAAGTGCATCTTGTGCGCTGCGTGCACCACCAGTTGCCCCGTGTTCTGGACTGACGGTCAGTACTTCGGTCCTGCCGCCATCGTGAATGCACACCGCTTCATCTTTGACTCACGTGACGATGCGGCCGAGGTTCGCCTCGACATCCTCAATGACAAAGAGGGTGTGTGGCGCTGCCGTACCACCTTCAACTGCACCGACGCATGCCCTCGTGGCATCCAGGTCACTCAAGCTATTGCTGATGTGAAGCAGGCAGTATTGCGCGGACGACCTTAA
- the ptsP gene encoding phosphoenolpyruvate--protein phosphotransferase: protein MELTGIGVGRGIAAGPIKRMPEPLAEPADIQRTADAETEIAAAQHSLAEVGQWLRERGVKAGGEAKDVLDAQALMAGDPALAKDIAKRIESGKTAERAVFDAFSSFQKMLESMGGYMGERAADLADVAQRVIASLRGVPAPGVPESDEPFILVAHDLAPADTALLDFTKVYALVTRDGGPTSHTAILARAKSIPAIVGVGAGAVELAEDTLVVVNAGTSTITAGVSQAEVEAALIKRSEWLEASNAPITDGALKDGHKVPLLANLGSPKEAAGALALGAEGVGLFRTEFLFLDSQTAPTVAEQEAQYTELLEAFPGKKVVVRALDAGADKPLAFLNADKEENPALGLRGLRALRVKENILRDQLTALVNAQNKTEADLWVMAPMVADAEETDYFVGLCRELGLRVPGVMAEVPSLALVADQVLESADFVSIGTNDLTQYTMAADRMLGSVGSYQDPWHPAVLRLIKQLGDAGKATGKPVGVCGEAAADPNLAIVLVGLGVTTLSMTPAALADVRAALLTVTLEEAQARAARALSGRTAAQARKLGSE from the coding sequence ATGGAGCTCACCGGAATTGGCGTCGGACGCGGCATTGCCGCAGGCCCCATCAAACGGATGCCCGAGCCCCTAGCGGAACCAGCTGATATCCAGCGCACAGCAGATGCTGAAACAGAAATTGCGGCCGCACAACACTCTCTTGCTGAAGTAGGCCAATGGTTGCGTGAGCGTGGTGTCAAGGCCGGCGGTGAAGCCAAGGACGTTCTTGACGCACAAGCACTGATGGCCGGCGACCCTGCATTGGCAAAAGATATTGCCAAGCGGATCGAATCGGGCAAAACCGCAGAGCGTGCCGTCTTTGACGCCTTCTCTTCTTTCCAGAAAATGCTCGAAAGCATGGGCGGCTATATGGGAGAACGAGCTGCCGATTTAGCTGATGTGGCTCAGCGCGTTATTGCCTCACTGCGTGGGGTACCCGCACCAGGTGTTCCAGAATCTGATGAACCTTTCATCCTTGTCGCTCACGACCTCGCCCCTGCGGACACAGCCCTTCTTGACTTCACCAAGGTCTATGCCTTGGTCACGCGTGACGGTGGTCCCACCTCACACACCGCCATCCTCGCGCGAGCAAAATCTATTCCCGCCATCGTGGGCGTGGGCGCCGGTGCTGTAGAACTAGCTGAGGACACTCTCGTTGTTGTCAACGCAGGAACCTCCACCATCACTGCGGGCGTGAGCCAGGCAGAAGTTGAGGCAGCTCTGATCAAGCGTTCCGAATGGCTGGAGGCATCCAACGCTCCCATCACTGATGGGGCGCTCAAAGACGGTCACAAGGTTCCCTTGCTGGCAAACCTGGGCTCACCTAAAGAAGCAGCTGGAGCTCTCGCTCTCGGGGCCGAAGGTGTTGGCCTGTTCCGCACTGAATTCCTCTTCCTAGATTCACAAACAGCCCCTACCGTCGCAGAACAAGAAGCCCAATACACCGAACTACTTGAAGCATTCCCGGGTAAAAAGGTTGTTGTTCGTGCGCTCGATGCTGGTGCAGATAAGCCTCTGGCATTCCTCAACGCAGACAAAGAAGAAAACCCAGCACTGGGACTTCGTGGACTACGTGCCCTGCGTGTGAAAGAGAACATTCTTCGCGATCAACTCACTGCACTAGTCAACGCACAAAACAAAACAGAAGCAGATCTGTGGGTCATGGCTCCCATGGTTGCTGATGCGGAGGAGACCGACTACTTCGTTGGACTGTGCCGTGAACTGGGACTTCGTGTTCCTGGTGTGATGGCTGAAGTTCCTTCACTCGCCTTGGTCGCAGACCAAGTATTGGAATCTGCTGACTTTGTGAGCATTGGCACAAATGACCTCACTCAGTACACCATGGCTGCTGACCGCATGCTCGGCTCAGTAGGTTCCTACCAAGACCCCTGGCACCCTGCAGTGCTTCGATTAATCAAGCAGCTCGGTGACGCTGGTAAAGCAACAGGCAAGCCCGTGGGTGTCTGTGGCGAAGCTGCGGCTGACCCCAACCTCGCCATAGTTCTTGTTGGTCTTGGTGTCACCACCTTGAGTATGACTCCAGCTGCTCTGGCTGATGTGCGTGCAGCGCTTCTCACTGTCACGCTCGAGGAAGCACAAGCACGTGCAGCACGAGCGCTGAGTGGTCGAACTGCAGCACAGGCTCGCAAACTCGGCAGCGAATAA
- a CDS encoding DeoR/GlpR family DNA-binding transcription regulator yields the protein MYAPERHQAILAKARHAGRVEVRTLAEELDVTPETIRRDLTVLERRGLLHRAHGGAIPVDRLSVEPDVTYREGVLSAEKERIARMALSEIPAGGSIILDAGTTTARLAALLPQDIELTVVTNSIPIAAVLATRPNIQLHLLGGHVRPITLAMVGSWPEDALKSLSVDVAFLGINGLTPERGLTTPDLEEARIKSAFVDAARRTVVLADHTKFGREDFGHVAPMSRIDTVITDSNIDNEHLLEIEMSGPDVVVA from the coding sequence ATGTACGCACCTGAACGCCACCAGGCCATTTTGGCTAAGGCGCGTCACGCAGGTCGTGTGGAAGTCCGCACTCTCGCGGAAGAACTTGATGTCACTCCCGAAACAATCCGTCGTGATCTCACCGTCTTAGAACGACGAGGCCTCTTGCACCGTGCACACGGTGGAGCTATCCCAGTGGACCGCCTCAGTGTCGAACCCGACGTGACCTATCGCGAAGGTGTTCTCTCCGCAGAAAAAGAACGCATTGCACGGATGGCGCTCTCCGAAATTCCCGCAGGCGGCTCCATTATCTTGGACGCGGGAACAACCACCGCACGTCTTGCCGCGCTCCTTCCCCAAGACATCGAACTCACTGTTGTCACCAACTCCATCCCCATTGCTGCAGTTTTGGCCACTCGACCCAACATTCAGCTGCATCTCCTTGGCGGTCACGTTCGCCCCATCACCTTGGCCATGGTTGGGTCTTGGCCAGAAGATGCTTTGAAATCCCTCTCCGTTGATGTTGCCTTTCTCGGCATCAACGGGCTCACACCTGAACGTGGACTCACTACTCCCGACTTGGAAGAAGCGCGCATCAAGAGTGCATTCGTCGATGCAGCACGACGCACCGTCGTGCTTGCGGACCACACTAAGTTTGGACGTGAAGATTTTGGCCACGTTGCACCGATGAGCCGGATTGATACGGTCATCACCGATAGCAATATCGACAACGAGCACTTACTCGAAATCGAAATGTCTGGCCCAGATGTGGTGGTGGCATGA
- a CDS encoding 1-phosphofructokinase family hexose kinase, translating to MIITVTANPSLDLTLEVEKFEQGEVNRSTSKHKDPAGKGINVSRALHKNGVDTAAVFPADASVGVWIEKALTESGIHTITTRINDEVRQNITIVDAQGDTTKINETGPLLIAEEVSSLLAQIAGLLEAQPEWLVAAGSLPPGLDGSFYAALGKLAHEHGVRFAVDSSGSAFKEIAHAGVADVMKPNHEELEELAGRELPTVGDVVDFAKTMLGNPDAAIVVSLGENGALLVNSRGSIWAGHEPVTPESTVGAGDSTLAGYLSADVSLSEEESDSEAGDIARISTAVAWGSAAVQLPATTVPGPKDITITAVHTVVNPSHTTAIKELHV from the coding sequence ATGATCATCACTGTGACCGCTAACCCCAGCTTGGACCTCACCCTTGAGGTTGAGAAGTTTGAGCAGGGTGAAGTGAACCGTTCAACCAGCAAGCACAAAGACCCTGCTGGCAAGGGAATTAACGTTTCTCGTGCCCTGCACAAAAACGGCGTCGACACTGCCGCTGTCTTTCCCGCAGATGCCTCTGTAGGTGTCTGGATTGAAAAGGCCCTGACTGAATCTGGAATCCACACCATCACCACTCGAATCAATGATGAGGTTCGCCAGAACATCACCATCGTTGATGCTCAGGGCGACACAACCAAGATTAATGAGACTGGCCCCTTACTCATTGCAGAAGAAGTCTCTTCACTCCTGGCCCAGATTGCTGGCCTGCTGGAAGCCCAACCAGAGTGGCTCGTTGCTGCAGGAAGTTTGCCTCCAGGCCTGGATGGCTCCTTCTATGCTGCGTTGGGCAAGCTCGCTCACGAACACGGTGTGCGTTTCGCAGTAGACAGTTCCGGCTCTGCATTCAAGGAAATTGCACACGCGGGTGTAGCCGATGTGATGAAACCTAACCACGAAGAGTTAGAAGAATTAGCGGGCCGCGAGCTTCCCACCGTCGGAGATGTTGTTGACTTTGCCAAGACCATGCTTGGCAACCCAGATGCCGCCATAGTGGTGAGCCTGGGCGAAAACGGGGCCTTGCTCGTGAACAGCCGCGGAAGCATCTGGGCTGGCCACGAACCTGTTACTCCTGAAAGCACTGTCGGTGCAGGAGACAGCACACTCGCCGGATATCTCAGTGCTGATGTCTCACTTTCGGAAGAAGAATCTGACTCTGAAGCTGGCGATATTGCTCGTATCTCAACAGCTGTCGCTTGGGGCTCGGCCGCCGTGCAGTTGCCTGCCACCACGGTTCCAGGTCCAAAAGACATTACTATTACGGCAGTTCACACTGTTGTTAATCCAAGCCACACCACCGCAATTAAGGAGCTCCACGTATGA
- a CDS encoding PTS sugar transporter subunit IIA, which produces MSALTTEDIVIVGLVAETKEDATRQLAVKLANDGRVTDLDGFLADVRAREEQMATGLPGGIGIPHARSAHVTVPSVAVATSVDGVNFGAADGPAHLIFLIAAPDGADDKHLHILAALARKLVHEDFRQSLRDANSGAEIAAIITREVQQ; this is translated from the coding sequence ATGAGTGCACTAACTACCGAGGACATCGTCATCGTTGGTCTTGTTGCCGAAACCAAAGAAGACGCAACCCGTCAGTTAGCTGTGAAGCTCGCCAACGACGGCCGAGTCACCGACCTCGATGGTTTCCTCGCCGATGTTCGCGCCCGCGAAGAACAGATGGCGACCGGACTTCCTGGGGGCATCGGCATTCCTCACGCACGTTCGGCTCACGTCACCGTACCTTCAGTTGCCGTCGCTACGAGCGTTGACGGCGTGAACTTTGGTGCAGCTGATGGACCCGCACACTTGATCTTCTTGATCGCTGCACCAGATGGTGCAGATGACAAGCATCTCCACATCCTCGCTGCGCTGGCTCGCAAGCTTGTGCACGAAGACTTCCGTCAATCCCTGCGCGACGCCAACTCTGGTGCCGAGATCGCAGCGATTATCACCCGAGAGGTACAGCAATAA
- a CDS encoding PTS fructose transporter subunit IIB, whose product MTKIVAVTSCITGIAHTYMAAEALEQAAKKAGYEITVETQGSAGSSPMKQSTIDEADVVIFATDLEVKDRSRFNGKPFLQIGVSKALADAEGVVAQAVSSIATLPKDGGAAPAAPKAAPAAEKAPKKDSGDKPGFFGRLFGSK is encoded by the coding sequence ATGACCAAAATTGTCGCAGTAACATCCTGCATCACGGGTATTGCCCACACCTACATGGCAGCTGAGGCTCTCGAGCAGGCGGCCAAGAAGGCTGGCTACGAGATCACTGTAGAGACTCAGGGTTCTGCAGGCTCATCCCCCATGAAGCAGTCCACGATTGACGAAGCTGATGTTGTCATCTTCGCTACCGATCTTGAGGTCAAGGACCGTTCACGTTTCAACGGTAAGCCTTTTCTTCAGATCGGTGTGAGCAAGGCTCTTGCAGACGCAGAAGGCGTCGTTGCTCAGGCTGTGTCATCCATCGCCACCCTTCCCAAGGATGGCGGAGCTGCACCCGCAGCACCGAAAGCTGCTCCTGCAGCCGAAAAAGCACCCAAAAAGGACTCTGGTGACAAGCCTGGTTTCTTTGGTCGCCTCTTCGGAAGCAAGTAG
- a CDS encoding PTS fructose transporter subunit IIC — MSSNSGTGTRIRQWLMTGVSYMIPFVAAGGILIALSFAIGGYDIVYQDQGEFLAAGFNPLSAHDWAYVMFAVGAATFGFLVPVLSGFIAYAIADRPGLAPGFVGGAIAGTVGAGFLGGLITGFLAGFVALWLSRLKVAGWFRPMMPVVVIPLIATFVTGGLMLVILGGPLKALMDSLNAWLTGLSGGSVILLGIVLGLMMAFDMGGPVNKVAYTFAAAGLTEAGATAADDDVRFVVMAIVMAAGMTPPLGLALATVLRKSAFSNAERQNGKAAWVLGASFITEGAIPFAAADPIRVIPSIMIGSATAGALVGAFGCTLRAPHGGLWVFGLVGNWPMYLVAIAIGTVVTALLVLVAKNIKPGVSDEELEEAVA; from the coding sequence TTGTCTAGTAATTCAGGAACAGGAACACGCATCCGCCAATGGCTGATGACCGGTGTTTCCTACATGATCCCCTTCGTGGCGGCCGGCGGTATCCTTATCGCTCTGTCGTTCGCAATCGGTGGTTATGACATCGTTTACCAGGACCAGGGAGAGTTCCTGGCAGCGGGCTTCAACCCACTGTCGGCACACGACTGGGCCTACGTCATGTTCGCCGTTGGTGCAGCAACCTTCGGCTTCCTTGTACCCGTGCTGTCAGGTTTTATTGCGTACGCAATTGCTGACCGTCCAGGTCTTGCTCCCGGTTTCGTTGGTGGTGCCATCGCTGGTACCGTTGGCGCCGGATTCCTCGGTGGTCTGATCACCGGTTTCCTCGCAGGTTTCGTCGCACTCTGGCTCAGCCGCCTCAAGGTTGCTGGCTGGTTCCGCCCCATGATGCCTGTTGTTGTGATTCCTTTGATCGCAACCTTCGTCACCGGTGGTTTGATGCTTGTCATCCTCGGTGGTCCACTGAAGGCTCTCATGGACTCGCTCAACGCTTGGTTGACCGGTCTTTCCGGTGGAAGCGTTATCCTCCTAGGTATCGTTCTCGGTCTCATGATGGCTTTCGACATGGGTGGTCCCGTCAACAAGGTGGCTTACACCTTCGCAGCAGCTGGTCTTACTGAGGCCGGCGCAACCGCTGCTGACGACGACGTTCGCTTCGTTGTGATGGCTATCGTTATGGCTGCAGGTATGACACCTCCTCTGGGTCTCGCACTCGCGACTGTTCTCCGCAAGAGCGCATTCTCGAACGCTGAGCGTCAAAACGGTAAGGCTGCATGGGTTCTTGGTGCATCCTTCATCACCGAAGGTGCTATCCCCTTCGCTGCTGCTGACCCCATCCGTGTGATTCCTTCGATCATGATCGGTTCTGCAACTGCAGGTGCTCTCGTTGGAGCATTTGGCTGCACCCTTCGCGCACCTCACGGTGGTCTGTGGGTATTCGGCCTCGTAGGTAACTGGCCAATGTACCTGGTAGCTATTGCTATCGGTACCGTCGTTACCGCTCTCCTCGTTCTCGTCGCAAAGAACATCAAGCCTGGTGTATCTGACGAGGAGCTGGAGGAAGCAGTTGCCTAA
- a CDS encoding HPr family phosphocarrier protein, which yields MPKAQRTVTVGSRVGLHARPASTFVQAVAATGHNVTITKSNGDDADGASILSVLALAVGHGEEIVLDVEGDNAEAIADELASLLTSDLDAD from the coding sequence TTGCCTAAAGCTCAGAGAACAGTCACCGTTGGTTCGCGTGTGGGACTGCACGCTCGCCCCGCCAGCACTTTTGTGCAGGCAGTGGCAGCAACCGGTCACAATGTGACGATTACCAAATCAAACGGTGATGACGCAGACGGTGCAAGCATCCTCTCGGTACTCGCTCTGGCAGTTGGACACGGTGAAGAAATCGTGCTCGATGTCGAAGGCGACAACGCTGAGGCCATTGCAGACGAGCTGGCTAGCCTGCTCACGTCTGACCTCGATGCTGACTAA
- a CDS encoding YihY/virulence factor BrkB family protein, giving the protein MKKALVWAQQRRPYRVYKIYSAAGGNLLAAGMSFQALFATFAAVWVGFSLSGIYLHERPELKNAIIDFINTQIPDLIRSGGPIDPHVLDSATSLGWTGGIAVLVVLYTAINWLNYVRTAVRTIFALPPSRLNFVLLKLYDLVLALGYGIFVVLTAALTVVVTNLANLIFPAIGIIDENGWGKIAFQIGGLVIVYFFDVVMLALMMNVLSGVPIPLRNLRDGVLLGALALTLLKVAGSFILTRTDSNPLLASFTVFIGLLIYFNFASRIYLFATSWVALSMQDEQVEVRDLGWIVPHRHSSD; this is encoded by the coding sequence ATGAAAAAGGCACTGGTGTGGGCGCAACAGCGACGCCCCTATCGTGTCTACAAGATTTACAGCGCCGCAGGAGGAAACCTGCTGGCGGCAGGTATGTCATTTCAGGCGTTATTTGCCACCTTTGCTGCTGTGTGGGTTGGATTTAGCCTGAGCGGGATTTACCTCCACGAGAGACCCGAACTCAAGAACGCCATCATCGATTTCATCAATACTCAAATCCCCGACCTAATTCGATCAGGCGGACCTATTGATCCACATGTTCTTGATTCAGCTACGAGCCTGGGGTGGACTGGTGGAATTGCCGTTTTAGTGGTCTTGTACACCGCAATAAATTGGCTCAATTATGTGCGCACGGCGGTCCGTACCATTTTCGCTTTGCCACCATCCAGATTGAATTTCGTTCTGCTCAAGCTCTATGACCTGGTGTTGGCATTGGGTTATGGAATCTTTGTAGTTCTCACGGCAGCACTGACGGTGGTTGTCACCAATCTGGCAAACCTCATCTTCCCCGCGATTGGAATCATCGATGAAAACGGGTGGGGGAAAATAGCTTTTCAAATTGGCGGTTTGGTCATCGTTTATTTCTTTGACGTGGTGATGTTAGCTCTGATGATGAATGTTCTCAGTGGCGTTCCCATTCCACTTCGCAATCTACGAGATGGGGTGCTTCTCGGCGCACTGGCATTGACACTGTTGAAGGTTGCAGGCTCGTTCATTTTGACAAGAACAGACAGCAACCCCCTCCTAGCAAGCTTTACTGTGTTTATCGGGTTGCTGATCTACTTCAATTTCGCCTCTCGAATTTATTTGTTTGCGACCAGCTGGGTTGCATTGAGCATGCAAGACGAACAGGTAGAAGTTCGAGACTTAGGGTGGATTGTTCCCCACCGTCACTCCTCTGACTAG
- a CDS encoding exodeoxyribonuclease III — protein MSVRIATVNVNGVRAAFRKGMDQWLSSRNVDILALQEVRASTEDLAELLGPEWNILHDAASAKGRAGVALASRSSAEIHRVSLGADDFDTAGRWLEADYKIGDKILTVVSTYVHSGEVDTPKQVEKFKFLEAMQERLPELEAHTPYALVVGDLNVGHTELDIKNWKGNVKRAGFLPEERAYFYRFMGPKGEIVTGPDGSTGTGLGWVDVGRQAVGDVPGPYTWWSWRGQAFDNDAGWRIDYHLATPALAALASNYSVDRADTYDTRWSDHTPVVVDYNL, from the coding sequence ATGTCTGTACGCATCGCCACCGTCAATGTCAATGGCGTTCGTGCCGCCTTCCGGAAGGGAATGGACCAGTGGCTTTCCAGTCGCAATGTTGACATTCTTGCCTTGCAAGAAGTGCGTGCATCTACCGAAGATCTAGCTGAGCTATTGGGTCCCGAATGGAACATTCTGCATGATGCCGCCAGTGCGAAGGGTCGTGCAGGGGTTGCCTTGGCCAGTCGCAGCAGTGCAGAGATTCACCGCGTCAGCTTGGGTGCTGACGACTTTGATACAGCAGGTCGCTGGCTTGAAGCAGACTACAAAATTGGCGACAAGATTCTTACTGTGGTGAGTACCTATGTTCACTCAGGCGAGGTAGACACCCCCAAACAGGTAGAGAAGTTCAAGTTCTTAGAGGCGATGCAAGAGCGCCTACCCGAGCTCGAAGCACACACTCCCTACGCACTGGTCGTGGGAGATCTCAACGTCGGCCACACCGAGCTTGATATCAAGAACTGGAAAGGCAACGTCAAGCGGGCAGGATTCCTACCCGAAGAACGCGCCTACTTCTATCGCTTTATGGGCCCCAAGGGTGAGATTGTCACCGGTCCTGACGGTTCCACTGGGACCGGCCTTGGTTGGGTTGATGTGGGCCGCCAAGCAGTCGGCGACGTGCCTGGCCCCTACACCTGGTGGTCCTGGCGTGGGCAAGCATTCGATAACGATGCGGGCTGGCGTATTGATTACCATTTAGCAACACCAGCCTTGGCTGCCCTTGCCTCGAATTACAGTGTTGATCGCGCAGACACCTACGACACTCGCTGGTCAGATCACACTCCCGTTGTTGTCGATTACAACCTCTAG